ACATCATATTACGGCTGATAAATAAAAACACTGAAATATTTTCACCTGATTATATCTAATTAATAAAGGAGACCGCCCAATGAAAAAAAGACTTATCATATGTGCTTTGCTCGCTGCCTCTGCGCTGCTGCTTGATGCCTGCAAGGCATCGGAAAAACCCGCAACAGCCGAGAAACCAAAAGAACAGGCCGCACCAACGGTACAAGCCGGAGAAAAATTATTCAAGCAGCATTGTTCTCTCTGCCATCCCGACGGGAAGAACATTGTTAATCCCCAGAAAACATTATTCAGGGACGCCCTTGAGGCCGGCAATGTCAGAACGCCTGAAGATATCATTCACATAATGAGAAATCCCGGGCCGGGCATGAAAAAATTTGACGATATCGCCATCCCGGACAAAGAAGCAAGAGAGATCGCCGATTATATTTTGAAGACTTTCAAATAAACAATCTTACGTGTCCGGGTCGGGCAGACCTTGCAAAAAACCGCAGACTGAAAACCTGATAATTCAAGAGGCAATTATTGTTACACACAGCGGAATCTATGGTAGTATATTTATGAGACATTAATATTCGAGAGAGCGTAACAATGTGCCCCGTCATGCTGAAATTCTGACACGAAAGGTTCCATGAGAAAGGTCTCAGTTGTTTTCATATTCATATCCGCAGTTGTTCTGTTTACCCTTTATGTTTCCGGAAAAATTTCATTAGCGCAGGTCAAGCCGCCTGACGCAGAAGCGGAATCATGCGTAACATCTCAATGTCATGCCGGGATTGATAAGCAGAAATTCGTCCACGGCCCCGTTGCGGCAGGTAAATGCAAGGTCTGCCACGGCGACTC
This window of the Nitrospirota bacterium genome carries:
- a CDS encoding c-type cytochrome codes for the protein MKKRLIICALLAASALLLDACKASEKPATAEKPKEQAAPTVQAGEKLFKQHCSLCHPDGKNIVNPQKTLFRDALEAGNVRTPEDIIHIMRNPGPGMKKFDDIAIPDKEAREIADYILKTFK